Genomic DNA from Methanofollis sp. W23:
CGACGCTGAGTATGTCATCGGCAATGCCTTTTATCTGGAACAGATCGCCCCCCTCCTCGGGGGCCAGGAAGTGATCAAGAGTTCGATGGGTAAGGAGGTTGACCGGGCGCAGAAGTGTGTTGACCTCGCCCGCACCCATCGGGTCGTCATGGTCAGCGGGGGCGATCCAGGAGTGTACGGGATGGCGAGCATCGTGCTCGAGGTGATGGACCGGGCAGGTGCGTCGGTGGAGTATGAGGTGGTGCCTGGCGTCACGGCCTCGTGCGCCGGGGCCTCGCTCCTCGGTTCCCCCCTCGCCGGGGACCATGTCACCCTCTCGCTCTCAGACCTCCTCACCCCATGGGAGACGATCGAGAGAAGACTCGACCTCGCCTTCCAGATGGGTGTACCGGTGGCCCTGTACAACCCGAAGAGCCATGGCAGGCCGAAGAACCTCTCCAGGGCACTTGCGATCGCCCTCAAACACCGCTCCCCTGAAACCCCGGTGGGGCTGGTGCAAAACGCCTACCGCGACGGAGAGGAGACAGAGGTGACAAGCCTCGGCGCCCTGGCAGAGGACGACTCGGCCGTCGACATGCGCACGCTCGTCATCGTCGGCGGGATCGAGACCTTCAGGATGAAGGACGGCGGGATGCTCACGCCGAGAGGATATGGGAGGAAATATGTATATTGATCCAGGCGCCGACACCCCCGAAGGGTATGCGATCTCGCGGACGAGTAGATCCCTGGCCCGCCAGGTGATCGGCGACCAGACGCCTGAAGACCGGATCAGGCAGCGGTGTGCGATCTCGGTCGGCGACTTCGTGATGGCCGACCTGGTGCGGTTCTGCGGCGATACGGTCGAGGCTGGGCTCTCAGCCCTGGAGCAGGGCGCCCCCATCATCACCGACATCCATATGGTGCAGATGGGGATCAGGAAGAAGGAGCACCATTCAGAGGTGCTCTGCGCCCTCGATTATGGGCAGGAGATCGCTGCGGCGCGCGGGATCACCCGCTCGTCCGCGGGCTTCCTCGCCCTCCGTGATCAGTTGGGGGGTGCGGTCGTGGTGATCGGGAACGCTCCTTCGTCGCTCCTCGCCCTCTGCGAGATGGTCAGGGAGGGCGTGCGGCCCGCACTGGTCATCGGGATGGCGGTCGGGTTTGTGAATGCCGCGGAGTCCAAGGAGGAGTTGCGCACTCTCGACATCCCCTCGATCTCGACGCAGGGGACGCGGGGCGGGACGCCGCCGGCGGTCGCGGCGATGAACGAGATCGTCACGATGTATGTGGAGCGGACGCGTGAGACATGAGAGGATCGCCGACCCGGTGACCGGCTTCGTCTATCTTGCAGAGTGGATCGGGCGCTGTACCGATCCCGATGCCCTCGCCCTCGCTGCATCCGGCCTTGGCGTCCTCACCGCCGACGGCTCGGTGTTGCGCCGGGGGTTTACGACCGGCACGACGGCCGCGGCGGCATGCCGGGCGGCGGTCCTCTCCCTGGCCGGACCGGTGGACGAGGTCACGCTTCTCCTGCCATGCGGGCTTGAGGTCGTCGTCCAGGCAAAGGGCGTCGGCGGCCGCGGCGAGGCCAGGAAGGACTCTGGCGACTATCATGCAGATGTCACCGCAGGCCTCGAGTTTGTCGCCCTGGCAGAGCAGGTCCAGTCAGGGGTGGAGGTTGAGTACGGCGAAGGGGTCGGGCGGTTCACCCGCGAGACCCCGAGGTACCGCACCGGAGCGCCGGCGGTCAGTCCCACGGCCCGCGAGACGATCGAGGCGGGGGTCAGGTCGGCCGCGGCATCGGTCGGCCTCCCTGGCGTGCGGGTCAGCCTCTCCATCCCTGAAGGCGCTGCGGTGGCGACACAGACCCTCAACCCGCGCATCGGGGTGGAGGGCGGGCTCTCGGTCCTCGGGTCCACCGGCCTCGTGGAACCCTGGGACGACCACCTCTCAGAGTCGGCGCTGGGACGGGTGGAAGACGCCGAGCGGGTGGTGCTCACTACCGGCAGGCTCGGTCTGCGCTATTCCCGCCTCCTCTTTCCAGAGCATGAGGTCGTGCTCGTCGGGGTGCACCTCGCCGACGCCCTTGCGGTGGCAAAGGGTGAGGTGGTCGTCTGCGGGCTCCCTGGACTGGTCATGAAGTTCATGGACCCTGAGGTGCTTGCCGGGACCGGGTGTGCGACGGTGGAGGAACTGACCGGGACGCCAGCGTGGCGGGGTGTCATGGAGAGGACGTTTGCCTCGTTCAAGGCGGCGCACCCTGAGGTGCAGGTGGTGGTCGTGGCCAGGGGCGGCACGGTGCTGGGGGACTCGGGATGAAGGTCGTCGGCGTGGGGTGCGGTCCAGGGATGCTCACCGACAAAGCGGCCTGCGTTATCTCAAGTGCCACACTCATCTATGGTTCGGCGAGGGCGATCGATCTCGCACGACCGGTGATCAGGGACAGATGTGAGGTGCACGAGATCACCGATTACAGAGCCCTCCGCGCCCTCCCGGCCGACGCCGTCGTCCTCTCGACCGGCGACCCGATGCTTGCGGGCCTGGGCTACCTGGGCGGCGAGGTGGTGCCAGGCATCTCCTCGATGCAGGTCGCCTTCGCCCGTCTGGGTCTCTCCCTCGTGAAGGCGGCGGTCGTCACCGCCCATGGCAAGGACCACGCGGCGGCGGTGAGAGAGACGGCAGAGGAGGTCGGCCGCGGCCGGATCGTCTTCCTCATCGCCGACCCTGAGTTTTCGGTCCAGGGCCTTGCGGCGGCCCTGCCTGAAGAGACCGGACTTGCCGTCTGCGAGAACCTCGGCTACCCTGAAGAGCGGATCGCTCTCGGGACCGCGGCCAGACCCCCGTCGCCGGTGTCAGGGCTCTTTGTGGTCGTCGCCGGGTGCTGAAGGCATATCGAAGAGAAATGAGGGATACTTTCCTCATCGCTCTCTCCTATACAATTCCAGTGTTGCGAGGAAGAGTGATGGGGGCCGCCATGGTCAGGGGGAGACTCGACAGATCTGTCTTTATTTCGGGATCAGGGCCATATATTCAGGGCCAGATCCGGGTCTTTTGTGATCTCGAAAATATGGAGGTGTTTCATAAATTGCCGAGAAATGCTGCAGGTATCCTGCCCCCTCTAGTGGTCGATATTATCAGCAGAGATGTTTCCCCCATCTTCCCGCAGTCCGCTCCTCTACGGGCCGTGAGTCTCGCCGGAAATCGGCGCGATTTTTCGAGACCATATCTACGGTTTCTGGATGAAAAACGCTATATATGGGCCAAATTTAGGTTTTGTAGATTTTTATAGGTGGTTCTCTCTGGTGGGAGGCGTGCCGCTCGAAAGCTTCCGCCTTTCTCGACCGATCGAAGATTTCCAATCTTCTTGATGGCTTGAAAATTAGAAATTTTCTCAATTCTCTCCTGTCGTACCCCCCAACCCCTGCATCAGGATAAGGGTAAGAACAGAAACACTCTCTTCAGGTCCATCGATATTGCCTTCCTGATTCTCTCTTCCTTCCGGGGGTCCGGCAGAGCCGTGCCCCCAACACGATCAATCTGGGAAGGCGATTGAATCACGCCCATACCAAGAATAGGTGAGAGTTTACCATGAAAATGATCCTGAATATTGTTCTTATAGGTTTTCATGGTGTTTTTAACTCATTTAATCCATTCTAAGTCGATACGGTAGAGGTATAGTCTCCCTATGGGTGATCAGCTCCCTCCAATCCTGAATATCCACTATCATCTTGCGCCAGGGGGTTGCACCCCCCTGAACCCCCAAGATGAGGATAGGTGGGGGAAGGTGATTGAACAAGGTCTCCACCGGTATTCCTGTCTTGAAAAGAGAGAGAAAGCAAGTGATGAGAAATTTATGGCTCTGTAGAAACCTTCATTTGTCGTGGGGGACCACAAGAAGAGAATCTTTACTTCCAACTCTATAATATTT
This window encodes:
- the cobJ gene encoding precorrin-3B C(17)-methyltransferase, whose translation is MGIGPGGIAQMTGQASDTIRDAEYVIGNAFYLEQIAPLLGGQEVIKSSMGKEVDRAQKCVDLARTHRVVMVSGGDPGVYGMASIVLEVMDRAGASVEYEVVPGVTASCAGASLLGSPLAGDHVTLSLSDLLTPWETIERRLDLAFQMGVPVALYNPKSHGRPKNLSRALAIALKHRSPETPVGLVQNAYRDGEETEVTSLGALAEDDSAVDMRTLVIVGGIETFRMKDGGMLTPRGYGRKYVY
- a CDS encoding precorrin-8X methylmutase, with protein sequence MYIDPGADTPEGYAISRTSRSLARQVIGDQTPEDRIRQRCAISVGDFVMADLVRFCGDTVEAGLSALEQGAPIITDIHMVQMGIRKKEHHSEVLCALDYGQEIAAARGITRSSAGFLALRDQLGGAVVVIGNAPSSLLALCEMVREGVRPALVIGMAVGFVNAAESKEELRTLDIPSISTQGTRGGTPPAVAAMNEIVTMYVERTRET
- a CDS encoding cobalt-precorrin-5B (C(1))-methyltransferase, with the translated sequence MRHERIADPVTGFVYLAEWIGRCTDPDALALAASGLGVLTADGSVLRRGFTTGTTAAAACRAAVLSLAGPVDEVTLLLPCGLEVVVQAKGVGGRGEARKDSGDYHADVTAGLEFVALAEQVQSGVEVEYGEGVGRFTRETPRYRTGAPAVSPTARETIEAGVRSAAASVGLPGVRVSLSIPEGAAVATQTLNPRIGVEGGLSVLGSTGLVEPWDDHLSESALGRVEDAERVVLTTGRLGLRYSRLLFPEHEVVLVGVHLADALAVAKGEVVVCGLPGLVMKFMDPEVLAGTGCATVEELTGTPAWRGVMERTFASFKAAHPEVQVVVVARGGTVLGDSG
- a CDS encoding cobalt-precorrin-7 (C(5))-methyltransferase; the protein is MKVVGVGCGPGMLTDKAACVISSATLIYGSARAIDLARPVIRDRCEVHEITDYRALRALPADAVVLSTGDPMLAGLGYLGGEVVPGISSMQVAFARLGLSLVKAAVVTAHGKDHAAAVRETAEEVGRGRIVFLIADPEFSVQGLAAALPEETGLAVCENLGYPEERIALGTAARPPSPVSGLFVVVAGC